A stretch of the Gossypium hirsutum isolate 1008001.06 chromosome D07, Gossypium_hirsutum_v2.1, whole genome shotgun sequence genome encodes the following:
- the LOC121219163 gene encoding uncharacterized protein: MTNFYSLPKVQFSFCLALSRFLCPVLPSHFPKPKATSRTLPPNSKQKLPAKPPPPFPFHFHFTGSIEIAKSKNHTAHNQSYKAHKNGIKKPMRHRHTSTKGMDLKFLRNQRYARKHNKKSGESATEEE; this comes from the exons ATGACAAATTTCTATTCCCTGCCCAAAGTTCAGTTTAGCTTTTGTTTAGCCCTCTCCCGATTTCTATGCCCTGTTTTACCCTCTCATTTTCCCAAGCCGAAAGCCACCTCCAGAACTCTCCCTCCCAACAGCAAACAGAAGCTGCCAGCAAAGCCACCTCCACCGTTCCCGTTTCACTTTCATTTTACGGGATCA ATAGAAATTGCGAAGTCAAAGAACCACACTGCCCACAACCAATCTTACAAGGCTCACAAGAATGGCATCAAGAAACCCATGAGGCACCGCCACACTTCCACCAAAGGG ATGGATCTCAAGTTCTTGAGGAACCAAAGGTATGCAAGGAAGCACAACAAGAAGAGCGGTGAGTCTGCCACTGAAGAAGAGTAA